Within the Mastacembelus armatus chromosome 10, fMasArm1.2, whole genome shotgun sequence genome, the region GAAAACTGCTAGTGGTCTGCCAGCAGCCCTAAGGGTTTGTAGGGTTTGTaacgtgtgtacgtgtgtgtgtaagtataAGTGTAATGATGCATCTTGCCGGGCTGCAGGCCCTGTTTACTGAAGTGTCCTTACCCGCCCCGGGGTGTCTGTGAGCTCCGTGCGAAGAGTGGCGCTGCGCCCCAGCGGGCAGGTAGCTCCCCTGggtgtgctgctgctggctctCCGGGTAGCTGCGACCACCGTGATGCGGCGCCCAGCCGGGGTTGCTCTGCTGCGGGTAGCTCACCCCTCCTCCGCTGGTGTTCATCAAGCTCCCGTTACCGACCGAGTTACCGTTGCCGTTGCTTCCAACGCTACCGTTCATACCGAAATGATAGAAACCAGACCGAGACCGCGATCGAGTCCTCGGGGGGTCCATGGctggtgaggaggaggaagaggagggcgGCGATGAATGGACGTGAGATGGACGTCCAGGAGCTTCCTCTTCTGACCGATTTTCCGCGTCTTTCTATCCACCCGGTTACCTCAGATGACGACTGGTTACCGAGAGTGTTTTCTGAGGCATTTACAGCagtttcagtgaaatgaaacagCCCTGGTATGTCGCACAAACCAGATCCGCATCGAGTCCATCCACTCTCCCCTGAACACACAACTTACCGGTCAACGATTATTTATTTCACcacttatgcacacacacatataatcattttaaattacagcagtattatcagcaaaacTATAATCccaatttattttctctaaGTTAGTTATTGGTGCTTACCAGAACAGCAGCTGAGCTCTATTGTCTTTCACAGTGACAAACTGAGGCTGTCCCACAGTGAAATAAGTATTTTAGAGGCATTAGTCGCAGCTAATTGGGTCCAACACGAGTGAGCCCTTTGCGGACGTTGTGTATTTAACAAACAAGTGCAGCTGAAGTTAATATCGCCTGCTCTCTGCCACCAAAAGCTAGCTAACTAACACTTAGACCCCACAACACCATCAAAATGGCTAGCTGCCGAGCGTTAGCCAGCTAAAGGAAACCAGCTGGGAGCTGGCTGTGAAACAAAGTTATTAGCATAGGGTCGTGCACAAACTACAACCAAACTGCATCGGGTAGCCAGCTGTAAGTAGTGAAGTTACACCCCTTTGCGTTGAATAACTATACCTGCTAGTCATTAGCATAATTTCGATTTTCCAGCTAGCCCAGGGCTAACAGGAAGCGGGGTCTGAGGGGGAAAACAAGTCCAACAGTGCCGACATTACAAGCTAGCTAACGTCCTACCGTATCGATGTGAAGCTAAGTCTTCAAACGGCGCTATTCGAGGACTACCTTAGCCCGCATGAGAGAACAGGTAGCTACCTTGTCCGTCAAGGAAAGGGGGACAATATTAGTCCAATTTAAATCCCCTCTCGTATTCGCTATCGAGTGTTTTCTCTGGTCAGTGGGGAGCGTAGTGAGATCAATCAATGGGAGTTTCACATCTCTGCCGAGTCACCCCCAATCGATCACAGAGAGAGATGCCGCTCGTTAGAAGACAAACCCGTAAGtaaatctaaaaaaacaaaaagcgaGGACACGTTAAATTTAGTAAAACACACGACCACGGACCTAGTGAAGCAACATTTGTAAGATTACCAGCAGCGAAGCTCGATTTAGGTAGCAGTTTGTTATCGGAGTTGACTATTTCTGTCTGGCAAGCCTCGGGCAGCTGCTCAGCTCATTAATAATTCAGTAGCTTCAAACAGGAATACTATGAGACAACGCTTTGAACGCCACTGGCTGCATAAAGCTTCAGATGTAGAGGAGTTCTATGTGCACTGATGCTGGAAGCCCGTCACGGATACATTACATAAATCTAAACCTCAATTTTTCCTCAACCTCAAAGATATTTACCTGTCAAACGTGTCACCACAGCCCTCTATTTCGAAACACCAATTATACATGAAATTATGTGGGAATGCATGTTTATTATAGTTTTCTTTACAATATAAATATTACCTTTTACAAAATCCAATCACTGGTCTTTGTGATATGTTAACATTAACAACAACCACCCCCTTCACAACATAGCACATAACAGCAAGTATAATGTGTAAAAACATATtccaaaatactgtatgttgtaaACTGTAAATGCATAAAATTTGGCCCAGCCAATATAACACCATAAGTTGTACTTATAAATTCCAACtgtaatttaaagttttttgtataaattagtaaataaatgaatcagaACCCCATGAGgtgcaaaattattttttctttgatagTTATAGTCTGTAtacctttaaaaaaatagaGTAAAAAAAGACTATCTCCTTCTATGGCGTACTCTTTGCTTTGGAGAAAGAAGGTTTTCACTTCCAATGTCTATGTTACCATGAGGATACAAATCGCCACGTTTTggccctcctctcttcttccacCTCTCTGCCTCCTTGCTCTTCCTGCTCCTTCTGCCACCTGCCTcatccttccttttcttctgtGGAGATTGTGTGGACACCCTATGACTGTGGAGTGTGCGCCTGAAGGGGTCTGCAGGGCAGATTTCATCATCAGAGTTACCCTGGTATTTCCCCAACAGTCCTCCTCCTCGCCTGGCTTGAGCCTCCCTCTTCAGCCTCTTCACCTCTCGTCTCTCAATGCGCCTCTCTGGCCACGTCTTTCTCCTGCCTACTGGGCTGCATGCCTCCTGCTTTGTCCTGCTCCTTCCCTGGACTGGCTGATTCTCCTCGCCACTTTCCCCTATTGGTTCAGAAAAGTGTTGCTGGTCTGAAGAAGACAgagatccagttctcaaaagctctgtaaataaaaacaacattgaTAGAGAAGATTTCTTTAATGATCAGTATGTCCCTCTTTAATTGGCCATCAATTTAAAAGAGGTGTCCATTTACAGCTGGGctaatcaacatttttacattaatgaGATTACAAATGTAATGTGAAAGAGCTTGAGAATTATCAACCATCTGTGTGGTTCTCCTCAACTCTACagagcatctttcagctcaatGTGTTGGTTTTATGACTCTAAACTGGCACAagtcatattttccatttttaccaGTACTGTTTTTAACTCCAGCAGGCAactgttccagaaaaaaaacagaagctctAATAAACCCACCTATCCAGGACCAAAACAGGAGACAATGTTTGCAACCTCAATGGTACATTTAGCATTGAAAGAACTAGCTATTTCCCCTAAGAGTTGTTGTAGACCAAAAGAGAGCTAAACAGAGATTGAATATTGGACTTTACATAGCTTTTGATGAATATTAATGGTGCTCTCTGTCTGCTGCATGCGAAAATATGCCAGCCCTAACAAATTCACCAGGTGATATCTCAGTGTTGCATTTACAACCTATTCCTTTGACTCCCTGTAGCAGAATTAACACAATAACACTGCTTTAAATAGCAACTTAGCACCCTGATAAAATCTTTTTGTTGACCTCCAGTGGTTTAACATTGCACCTTACTGCACTGATGTACAGGTGTACTCCAGCACCCTGTGACATCACTGTTATTTGAGATTACAAGGCCAATAAAGCAGAGATAATAAAAAAGTTTGAAACTTTTAAGGACGGGGGAAAAGTTAAACACTATTTTTGAACCTGGTGTTAAGTTATTCTTTAAACCAATTTCAGAACAAGTAGGATTGTTTTAGTCTTGCCCCTTCAAACAAACCAATAAAGCCTAATgagcacagacaaaacacatgCTTTACATCACTGTATGtacaataaatatgttttatcacCTTTGGCTCTTTTCTGCATACTGTTATGACGCTGGAAGATGTCCTCCATGGTGTCATAGTGGCAAACATAAGGCAGTGAAGGAAAGGTCCCGCTGGACATCCTCCTCTTAGTGCATTTCTGAAACCATCACCAAGACACAGATACAGTAAGACAGGCATAGATTAAGAGAAAAATATGGGTGCAggactgttttaaaaaaaaaaaaaggttattgaAGTAAAGAAACAAGAGAGTAGATAAAATTGACTGTGAGGGAGCAATATAGTGAAAGAAGGACAGCTGCAGTGAAGATAAACGAAGAGAAAGGGCGAATATGTTGTAAAGAGGCGGGTAAAGTTCAAGTGAAGGGGGAAAGAGAAATTGTAAAAGTATGGAAAGGCTTCCTTTCATTCACCACTTACATAGCCATAATGGCCCCTCTTAGAGCAGTTGTAACAATGAATGTGGCATCTCTTATGTTTGAGGGTGTGGACTGTCTGTGGCCTAATGGGCACCTCTAactgaatctgaaaaaaaaaaggtcaaacaaaAGATATGAGAAGTGAAAATCTGACATTAGTTCATTGTGCTTCATGATGATCCCAAAAAAgtgcagtaaagtaaaaaacTTCAACTCACTGTCAAGTGGTACTGTCTCCATGTATCAGGACAGCCCTGAGGATAAaccagaaaagagagaagaaaaattcTCATCTGAGAAAGAATGCAGAGCATAGCATTGGTGTTTGCCAAGATCAAACAACACTTAATAAATGAGGCCCGCACATGCCGGAGGCTGTAAAGTCTGTCAACACACTGACAGATGCATTCAAAGTTGCCTACAACACAGCAACATACTCTCTAACACCAACACTCACCACCACCAAAACCTGGGCGGTAACAGATAAACTCACATCAGAGAGGTGTCCTGTTATCCCACAGCGCTCACAGTGTTGGTTCCATACAGGGGGCATGTCGCAGGATCTGTAGCCATGTGAAGGCAGTCCACAGCTGATGCAGGGCCGGCCCGGACAGTCCCTCTGAATGTGGCCTTGCATCCCACAAAGGATACAGGTGGGATATTTCtacacacacagggacaaaaaacatttttacaaggGTAAAAATGTAGCTTATAGCAGCCTGTAATGTAAAACTAAGTAAGTTAGCCAACAGAAAAggtataatataatacaatataatgtagtaatgttttgtcattttgacaGCATAATTTCCTCACAGAAATACATAATTTTGTAAGAACTGGACAGTTCAAAGTATGGCTGGTCATGGACCAATGGAACACCAGGGGCACAGATGTAGATTCATGACTCAAAACTGTTAAAATGCCCTTCAACATCTATTTGCATATTGATACTTGTGTCTCTTCCACCACTCATTAGACCTGTCAGtgtgaagaatgaaaaagaagTGGAGTTTAACTGAATGTGTTGCACCGGCAAGGCACTCCAGCAGCACCAGTGCAGCTGTCATTACACAGACCATTACACATGgctgtgaatgtgtttacaCCGCCCCATCACACATATCTGTGATAACCCAGTTATCATtattaaatgtcagaaaaaaatgatcAGTGATCAATTTTCTGGTGCTCATATTAAAACAGACTTTATAAATAGGCTACTTTACAGCTTGGGATAAAATTAAAAGATCACTGAGTTGGAAATAATGActtgaacaaataaaaacaatggttCATAAAAGCATAAGCAGTTTTTTAATATCTGGcttgcaaataaaaaatgttctgaTTGCCATGTAGAGTTCAAAAACTTCTACACAATCCCCATAACATAACATTAAAGAATGTTTTACTTCTCTTACTACTTACTTGCTGACAGAGTAAAAGCACATTATAAGTATATTAGAGAACAAGGGGGATGAGTGTGTTCCTTTACCTTGCGGTAGTAGCAGCTCCTATCAAGATGTCCCATCCTGTTGCAGATGTTGCAGATCAGAGAGCGGTCGGGCACAAAATAGCGGCTGAACAGAGACTGATCAGCACCACACCAGATAATAATATGAGAAGACAATAAGGTCAGTCAATAATCCAAAATTATGTAAATTCATACTACTAAATTCATACTGAAACTATTAAGATAATATGAGATAAGGTATGGCACAAAAGACAACGATACATTTGAAAGAGAGTTTTTCGttcctttctttttcatgaTTTTCTAAATCCATACTGagaatttcattatttaattcaATACATCTTTATGAATAACAGTTTTTTTAGCCTTTGAAACAAATGTTGTGTAACTGCAAATAACTGTCTTTTCTTTCAACATACTAAAAGTCACTGacatgaaattaattttttgtATAGACATATTTTATTAACTTGAATGTATTCAGAACAAATACTGACAGCTACTCAACAGACAGATGAGTGCCAGAAAGAGGATAATGTCAGCAGATACAAATTTAACGGGAACAAATCAGCTTTAGCGCAGTGTTCCAGAAAACTGAGACATCAAAAGTTACCTTGTCTTTCTCTGATACAGCCCATGCATCTTTTACTGATTTCTCACTTGTATCTGCAGTGGAGAGAGAATGAACAAAACGAACAACTGACTTTTACACAGGATATGTCTCAAATTGCAACACATAATTACAAAGAAACTTTTACAAATATATGATGATTCAGCTTTTACAAATCTAATAAATGAATGTAGGTTTAccaggaattttattttatatctctCAGGGGAAAAATAATTCCCACAGTGATCATGTCTAAGGACAAACTTAAAACCACTTTAGCTGGATGGTAAGACAGAATAGAGTGACTGCAGGCCAGCTCTCTGGTGTGAATATAAGTATGGTTATTAATGTGAAGCAGAGCATTTCTGAAGAACGGAGTGCATGCTTAGAATAATTGCACAGCAATCTCACATTATGGAGTTCCCACAGTAAACATCCCACAGTGTAAATCTAACCACTGTAACCAACAATTCGTCTTGCACTAGCAGCTGAATTTCACCCAGGATGACAGACACCAACACAATGTTAACCTTCATCTCCAGAGGCCTGGTCAGAGCTGCTCCAGTAGCCCAGGTTGAGCTGGATACTTGAATCTCCCACCTGCTCCTCTCCCCCCAGGATCATCCACTCCTCGATGGCGTGGTcactttcctcttcctcctcctgtaaGGCACTGCTGGAAGCCGGACTGGGGCTGCCGCCCGGCAGACCCGATCCAGATGTGATGGAGAAAGCCAAGAGAAGTGGAGGCGAGCTTTCCCTGCAGAGCTGTGATGCTCGATTACAGCTGCTGTGACCTTTCTGCCTCCCTAACTCCATCAGTCCTTCACCCCCTGAGCTACAGGAGTCCTCGATAAAGAAGAGCTCATCTTTGCTGCCAGCTTCTTCATTATCCACATCTTGGATTTCCTTGGTGTAGTCCATAGTACAATCTGCAGCTCAACAGCACCACACAGCGACGGCTAGGTGAACAGAGGCGGCTATCAGCTCAATTACAACTAACCGAGCAGACAAATAATTGCCTGGCTAGGGTATTTCTTTGGCCCCTATGTTAAATTTaataattcaaaacaaacattgtaTTAAATTCTCTTCAAATCGCCTTTACGCCAGGAGGCTAACTGACGCTATGCTAATGTTACGCTCGACGTATGTAAGCTAAATTAGCTAgctaactttaaaaaataaaagtaaaatatacaaagtTATTTTTAGcgctttgtttatttttagttctCTATGTCTCAGTGCTGAGCCCATACGAACCACTATGCTAATTTTCCCTCCATATAAATGAAGTTATTTCCACGCTTGTTTACAAGTCACAGCTCTTCACCCGGCGTTTGAGAACCGGAAAATGTTGGACAACCAAAACTAAACCCAGCGTTTAAAAACTGCGTTGGCCAATAGTTCTTTTCCCGGAGTGAATTTGGTAAGATGGTAAGACAAGATCTGGAAAACCAAGAAAAGTATCAGATAAATCTGCAGGTATGctaaaaagcaaagcaaaaccCCAACATGACACAGAAGTGATGACCCACTGTGCAGCAGTGGTGCAAAAACAGGGCAACCTCATAAAGAAATGTAATGTCTGGTTAGGCCAGAGTCATTCTGAAGCCAAGGAACTAAAACTGAATACAGGCTGAAGTATACAGAGGCATACACCTCAAAATCCATCATGTGTATTTTAAGGATCAGTTCCAATATGTTTAgactttaaattttaatatagACCAATAAAAATCAAATGGCTTTAATATACCATAATTTATATAGTAGAAGAAGCATTTAATAGGCCTCCTGGGGTTCCATACTCACTCAGCATTTGGCTTATTTCACTACTGATAACTGTTGGAAAGTGAAATGCATATAACTTAATAGTTAGCTGaattaaaaatcaaatgaatgcGTTATTTTTGAGATCTCCCTTATCTGAGGGTGCATGTAGTGGATTCGGACCCAGGACTTCTGTATTTGTGAAGCTATAGCCCTTCTCACAAAAACTGCACTGCTGGATCCtttggcacaaaaaaaaaaacaaaaaaaaacacagatgactaCGAGGGTGCATCCGTGCGTGGGTGTCCAATCAAATGAGGCTCGTGGTGCTGTCCACCGCTCAGGtgttaaaagcagcagaggaaaagattTTTGTCTCAGCACCGCAAACATGCGGAACAGCGTCTGAGCGGCtctttaaatttatattttaatagtttgttttattctcaaAACCAGCTACACTTTGTAACAAGCGACGTCTGAAGTTCAGCAGCACTACAGAGTTAATTTCTTTATTGCCAGGCAGTTAGTGATGGAAGTGCGCTTTGGACAGGTGCCGTTCACCGTTACGCACAGTAAGTATGATGCTGCTGACCCCATTAGTGAGAGGATGCTGGTAAGTATCCATGCCTTTTGATTTTGGTGTTTCTTTTATCCACTCCGGTGCTCAGGGCACGGCGGGGTGAACCAGCTCGGCGGTGTCTTCATTAACGGGCGCCCGTTACCGTACGTGGTCAGACAGCGCATTGTGGAACTGGCGCAACGGGGCGTGCGTCCCTGCGAGATCTCCCGCCGCCTGCGCGTCAGTCACGGCTGTGTCAGCAAAATACTGGCCAGGTAAATTCATTCCGTTCATTTAGTCATctagagagagagcaagagctGCCTGTGGCCTTTATTTGTACTGCATGTAAGCAAGTAAGTAAAACATGAAAGCCACCAGCATCTTAAAATGTTTGgaattgtaaatatatatatatatatatatatatatttaaaacttCCACTTTCAGAAAAATGACTAAAGAC harbors:
- the LOC113144467 gene encoding zinc finger CCHC domain-containing protein 7-like; the encoded protein is MDYTKEIQDVDNEEAGSKDELFFIEDSCSSGGEGLMELGRQKGHSSCNRASQLCRESSPPLLLAFSITSGSGLPGGSPSPASSSALQEEEEESDHAIEEWMILGGEEQVGDSSIQLNLGYWSSSDQASGDEDTSEKSVKDAWAVSEKDKSLFSRYFVPDRSLICNICNRMGHLDRSCYYRKKYPTCILCGMQGHIQRDCPGRPCISCGLPSHGYRSCDMPPVWNQHCERCGITGHLSDGCPDTWRQYHLTIQLEVPIRPQTVHTLKHKRCHIHCYNCSKRGHYGYKCTKRRMSSGTFPSLPYVCHYDTMEDIFQRHNSMQKRAKELLRTGSLSSSDQQHFSEPIGESGEENQPVQGRSRTKQEACSPVGRRKTWPERRIERREVKRLKREAQARRGGGLLGKYQGNSDDEICPADPFRRTLHSHRVSTQSPQKKRKDEAGGRRSRKSKEAERWKKRGGPKRGDLYPHGNIDIGSENLLSPKQRVRHRRR